The Maridesulfovibrio bastinii DSM 16055 sequence GATGTGGCTTTGCTCATCTTTAAAGTTTTCGGCCTTAAAGCTCTGCCCGGTATTATATCCGGCAAGCAGTATTTCCATACAGAGGCCGAGGTAGAATGGATGTATTCCTGTTTTGTCCTGCGAATCTCTGGCCTGACAGTATTCTAGAATCGTCTCTACCAGTTCCGGTGCTGCCAGATAGTCCTTAAGTTCTGGATAATTGTCAGCCGCGGCCTTCAGGTAATCAAGCGCGTCAGCCCTTTCGAAAAAGCTGATCTCTTGTAATTTCAGGTAGCGGTCCTTAATGGGTGATTCACAAAGTCCGCTCCATTGCGGCATGTATCTTCCGGCAACCGCAACAATTATACCGGAACTTAGCTCCAGATTGCCAAGAAGCTTCCTGAACCAGGAATCTCTTTCCGTAATCTCCTGCGCTTTGATGTGTGCCGCAACATAGTTGCCGGCAAAAGCCTCGTGAGTATCAAAAAGCAGGGCCAGCCGCTTGGTCGAGTCTGCGGCAAAGCTGGCATTTATATCCTTTGCCAACAACTCCGGCAGCATATCCAGAAGCTCAGATTCCGCATCACAATAGGCCATTGCATTAAGCTGCTCTTCAGTAAGTTTTCTGCGCTTTAAATAAAGGGTTAATTTTTCTTTCTGGAATTTATCCGTCAGGGCCAGCAGGCTTTTAATAACATTCAAAACATTTTCAATTTTAGTCAGGTCTTTAACAAGTTTTGCGAGATCAAAGATCAGGTTTAGTTCTTCTTCGGGGAAGAGTGATTTGATTTTATCGTCAGAGAGCGCAGCGGTCTTTTTTAGATACATCAGACAGGCGTAATCAAAAGACGGGAATAATAAATTGTATTGTGCAAGCCTGCGCCTGAGCATGAGCAAGGCGGAGAAAGATTCCAGCGGTCTTTCTTCTCCGGCTGGTGCGCTCCCGAAATCATGGAGCACGCAGGGAACCGGAGCACCATTCTCGGCATTTGCCACGTTTTCCAGAAATTCATCACGCTCAAGGGTGCGCACATATTCCAGACTGTCAGCCGGCAGAATTTTGCAAAAATTATTTTTCAGGTAATTCAGCAGCAGGGTTTTCCCATTTCCGCCATCTCCCTGAAAATAGATTATTTTTTCCGGCAGGGGCTTAGCATGCAGTGCCTCAAAAAAAGTCTGTATGGCCGAGAACCTGTCGGTGAACAGGCTGAGTGCATTTTTATTAAGCGGATTGGTTAACTTGGGGCTTTTATCCCACTCATTGCATATCGCCATTATGGAGTCCTTTTCTATAAAGCTGATACTGGAATAAGCATTAAAGCATTCGGGCCGGATTATTCTGCATTTAAAATACGCATTTACAACTATACAGTGTCAAGAATAAATTGCATGGCAGCTATAATGAAAAAGCGTGAAACCGGAGCTACACCGGTTCCACGCTTTGAATAGCTGAATTTTATTTTTATGGTTCTGATTAATTATCAGATCTCAGATTCTCCGTGAGCATCTTGAGGTCGGAAGCCAGCCTTGCCAGCTCTGCAATGGCCTGATTGGCCTGCTCCATGCCGTCAGCCGTATCCGCTGAAACAACCTTGATGTCTTCAACCGCAGAAGTAATTTCTTCACTGGTGCTGGACTGCTGTTCCGCTGCGGTGGCAATTGAGCTCACCTGATCTGAGGTCAGGTTAATAAGCTCCATGATTGTTCCAAGGGCTTTTTTGGATTCGTGGGCCAGATCGGTGGCTTCGTCCACTGCTTTGGCGGAGTTATCCACGCTGAGCTGATTCTTTTTGGCTCCTTCCTGTATGTTGGTGATCGCCTTGCCCACTTCCTGAGTGGCCTGCATGGTCTTCTCAGCCAGCTTGCGAACCTCATCGGCAACAACGGCAAAGCCGCGTCCCGCATCTCCAGCTCTGGCAGCCTCAATGGCGGCATTAAGTGCTAGCAGGTTGGTCTGGTCCGCAATGTCGGTGATTACGTCCATGATATCGCCGATTTCGTGGGCCTGTTTTTCGAGTTCATCCATATTGCTTTTCAAGGTCTCGGAGTGATCTTTAACGCTTATAATAGCCTCAACCGAGGTATCCACAATGGATGAACCTTCTCTGGCATTTTCATTTGCCTGATCTGCGCTGTGGGCCGCGTCCGAAGCACTGCGGGCAACTTCTAAAACAGTGTTGTTCATTTCTTCCATCGCTGCTGCGGTTTCGGAAATTCTCTGCTGCTGGATGTCCGTTCCCCTTGTAACCTCTTCAACCTGCGCCGAAAGTTCTTCCGATGCCGAGGACATATCATTCACAAGCCCCTCAAGCATATCCGCCGCCTGTAGCAGACCTTCGGTTCGAGCTTCTTCAGCTACATTTTTAGCTTCTTCCGCTTCAATCCTGAACTGCTCGGCAATTTTAGTCTCTTCACGGCTTTTTTCACTTAATTCTTCGGCTTCTTTTATTTTTTCCTTGAGGCTATCCACCATTGTTTCCATTGAATGATTTAACACTGCCATTTCGCCTGAGAATTTCTGGTTGGTATTGTGTTCCAGTTCACCTGCCGCAATACGGGATGAAAATTCAACCAGACTGTCCAGAGGTTTATTCAGGCCGCTACGCAGCAGGAAAGTATAAAGAATTGCCGCTATTATTATGAGTCCTAAAGTAAACAGCTCCGATTCGGATTCAATTGTTCCAATTGTATTTGTAAACTCTGTTTTCTGGGCGGTAACGGCTCTTTCGATGTTGTCGATATAAATACCCATACCGATGATCCAGCCCCAGGGCTTGAATGCTTTAACGTATGAGAGTTTTTTAGCTTCAACATCACTGCCGGGCTTATCCCACCAGTAAGTCACAAAACCTTCACCATCATTTTTAGCTTTGTCAGTCATTTCAACAAAAAGGTTTTTACCCTTTTTATCTTTGATTCCGGAAATATCCTTTCCGTTTAAAGCCGGCTTGATGGGGTGCATAACCATTTTGGGCCCGAAGTCGTTGATCCAAAAATATTTTTCCGAGCCAAGACGCATTTCACTTATCTGCTTAAGGGCTTCTTCCTTCATTTTCTGGGTGATGTCTTCCACCCATGAACCTGTTCCTATTGCCAGATCAGTTCCCTTAACGCGCCTGATATAGGATATCTTAAGCTTTGGGGTCTCTTCGCCGGGTTTGGTCCAGAGATAGGCAACTGTGCCGCTGCCGGAGCTTTTAGCCAGTCTGGACATCTCTTTTATGAGATATGTTCCCTGTGAGTCTTTAAGGTTGCTGAGGTCTTTTCCGTTGAGAGCCGGTTTGATCGGATGAAAGATCATTCTCGAATCCATATCCTGAATCCAGAGATAATTGCTTCCGGCATATCGGGCATCTTTCACAAGATTAATTATCTGCCCTGTAATACTTTGTGTTGTGCCGTTGCCGGAACTGAAGGTGCGTATACCCTCAGCCTGCGAGACCACCGTATCCACAATCTGCCTCAGTTTTTTTACTTCGTTGGCTTTTAGTGCCTCCATGTCATTTGAAGCATCATAGAATGATTTAACAACGCTGTAGGCAAGGTTGACAGAATCTTTGACTTTTTCTTTTTCCTGCTCGGTAATATCTTTGCGATATTTATTGCTGCTGTCTTCTATAAAATTGTCCAGATTCAGATTATAAAAACCTGAAACAAAAAATCCCTCAACAGCCAGCACAACTATAACGAGCACGATAGTTCTGAAAGCAACTGATTTGTAAAATGCTACCTTACCCATTTACTCCCCCGGATTGTTTTTCAAGTGGCCGATTGTAATTTCAAATTGCGGCTAACTGTCTTTGGTGGACTAAAGTTTTATATTAATTGGTAAAAATATAATTTAAGCATGTAGTCTTCTATTACTGCATTAATCATAAACCATTACTGCGTTTAAAAGCAAGGGTACAAATAAAAATATGATTGCCGTGTATTCGGGTAACAGACTGTTATGAAATGGAAAAAAATTATTATCATGAAAGCGGTGTAAGCTTGAGCTTAAGTATATTTAAAGATGGCAATAAAAAACGTCACTGGAAAATTTCCCCAGTGACGTTTCTTATGGTGTATTTTTTATTTTTTTTAAGACTGCATGTTTTTGATGAGTTCTTTGATACTTAAGGCCAGCTTGGAAAGCTCGCGGATTGCCTGAGCTGATTCTTCCGTTGAGCGCACGGTTTCCGAAGAGATTTCATTTATCTCTTCAGTTGCCCGGTTTATTTCTTCACTGGTTGCGGACTGCTGCTCTGCGGCAGTTGCAATGCTCTGAACCTGATCCGTTGTCGCTTCAATCATTTTTACTATTTCATCCAACGCTTCGCCGGACATATTTGCAAGCTCGGTACTTTTGCCTACAAATCTTGTTGCTTCCTGTGTTGCTTCAATATTCAGCTGTGTACTGTTTTGAATATTGGTTATCGACTCGCCCACTTCTTTGGTGGCTTCCATTGTTTTTTCAGCAAGTTTGCGGACTTCATCGGCAACAACGGCAAAACCGCGACCAGCATCTCCGGCTCTTGCCGCTTCAATGGCGGCATTGAGGGCCAGCAGGTTGGTCTGATCAGCAATATCTGTAATCACATTCATTACATGGCCAATGGCTTCGGTCTGTGACCCAAGTTCTTCCATGCTCGAACGTAATTTATGTGAATTTTCTTCAAGTTCTTTAATGGAGTTAACAGCGTCTACAACCAGTTTCTGACCATCAAGAGCTTTTCCTCTGGTATGCTGGGCGTTTTCTGCTGCTTCTCCTGCGTTTCTGGCAACTTCCATAACCGTGGCGGTCATTTCTTCCATGGCAGTAGAAGTTTCAGTTGCCCTCTGGAGCTGCATTTCAGCACCATTGCGGGATTGCTCAACCTGAGCGGAAAGCTGTTCGGAAGCTGATGACAGCTGGTCGGATATAGCTTCGGCTTCGACTGCCGCTTCGGATATTTTGTTATGCTGGGCAAGAACAGCCTGTTCGTTTTCCTTGATTTTAGTGACGTCGTTCATCATTACGAAAGCTCCGATCATATCTCCGTCAAGGTTTCTTAAAGGAGCTGCATCAATAATCGCGTAGTAGCTTTCTCCGGCCGTGTTTTTGCCTTCAATTTCAACGTCAATCAGGTTTTCACCACTATGCACGCACTTTCTTATGGTCTCGAATATCAGCGGATTGGTTATGAGGTCCGTTAGCGGCCTGCCCTTGAAATCTTCAGAGTCGCCTGATTTTCCGGCCAGAACCAGCTGCTGGCTGTTGGTAAAAGTTATGTTTTCATCAAGGTCCACAACAATGCTTGGAATTGTCATTCCTTTAAGCAGACCTTCCGAGAAGCCGAGCTTTTCTTTCAGGTCGGCAACCATGCTTTTGACAGCTGTGATCGTAGTTCCGATGACATCATTTACAGTGTAATCAAGACTTGCGTTGTAGTGACCTTTTGAGATGGAATCTGTAAAGGAAGAGAGCTGGTTCAAGGGTTTGCTGGTAACCTTCATCAGGAAAAGCATGACCAGAACAGCTAAAATAACAGCAACTATGGCTATTATGATATTCATTTTGAATATTGCTGCGTCCACTCCGTGAGCCATTTCAGACTTCTCCATGGTGAAAGCAAAGCTCCAGCCCCAAGTTTTATATTCCTGTACATACGCCAC is a genomic window containing:
- a CDS encoding methyl-accepting chemotaxis protein → MGKVAFYKSVAFRTIVLVIVVLAVEGFFVSGFYNLNLDNFIEDSSNKYRKDITEQEKEKVKDSVNLAYSVVKSFYDASNDMEALKANEVKKLRQIVDTVVSQAEGIRTFSSGNGTTQSITGQIINLVKDARYAGSNYLWIQDMDSRMIFHPIKPALNGKDLSNLKDSQGTYLIKEMSRLAKSSGSGTVAYLWTKPGEETPKLKISYIRRVKGTDLAIGTGSWVEDITQKMKEEALKQISEMRLGSEKYFWINDFGPKMVMHPIKPALNGKDISGIKDKKGKNLFVEMTDKAKNDGEGFVTYWWDKPGSDVEAKKLSYVKAFKPWGWIIGMGIYIDNIERAVTAQKTEFTNTIGTIESESELFTLGLIIIAAILYTFLLRSGLNKPLDSLVEFSSRIAAGELEHNTNQKFSGEMAVLNHSMETMVDSLKEKIKEAEELSEKSREETKIAEQFRIEAEEAKNVAEEARTEGLLQAADMLEGLVNDMSSASEELSAQVEEVTRGTDIQQQRISETAAAMEEMNNTVLEVARSASDAAHSADQANENAREGSSIVDTSVEAIISVKDHSETLKSNMDELEKQAHEIGDIMDVITDIADQTNLLALNAAIEAARAGDAGRGFAVVADEVRKLAEKTMQATQEVGKAITNIQEGAKKNQLSVDNSAKAVDEATDLAHESKKALGTIMELINLTSDQVSSIATAAEQQSSTSEEITSAVEDIKVVSADTADGMEQANQAIAELARLASDLKMLTENLRSDN
- a CDS encoding Cache 3/Cache 2 fusion domain-containing protein, which translates into the protein MFKQISFQTKLMVGSIGVILATVIAMTSLNLLEVDRSLNQLGKTSMHSITDGVVAMMEMQNGLLLDKVKADLDILDKRLFGLGFPSLNKRKMIPETITNQITKQTESTSIPTMTFGGIPINKTFDLVDSVKETVGGTATIFQLLPGKLLRVSTNVKKNDGSRAVDTYIPDSSPVYKSIIADKTFYGMAYVVNAWYITAYKPIKSLRGKIVGAIYVGRRILAPEFIKSVSSSNVGGKGYGFIFNEKGDVLLHPDKDKEINISKMDFWPEFSRTKNGLVSYKENGLDMVAYVQEYKTWGWSFAFTMEKSEMAHGVDAAIFKMNIIIAIVAVILAVLVMLFLMKVTSKPLNQLSSFTDSISKGHYNASLDYTVNDVIGTTITAVKSMVADLKEKLGFSEGLLKGMTIPSIVVDLDENITFTNSQQLVLAGKSGDSEDFKGRPLTDLITNPLIFETIRKCVHSGENLIDVEIEGKNTAGESYYAIIDAAPLRNLDGDMIGAFVMMNDVTKIKENEQAVLAQHNKISEAAVEAEAISDQLSSASEQLSAQVEQSRNGAEMQLQRATETSTAMEEMTATVMEVARNAGEAAENAQHTRGKALDGQKLVVDAVNSIKELEENSHKLRSSMEELGSQTEAIGHVMNVITDIADQTNLLALNAAIEAARAGDAGRGFAVVADEVRKLAEKTMEATKEVGESITNIQNSTQLNIEATQEATRFVGKSTELANMSGEALDEIVKMIEATTDQVQSIATAAEQQSATSEEINRATEEINEISSETVRSTEESAQAIRELSKLALSIKELIKNMQS